The following are encoded together in the Strongyloides ratti genome assembly S_ratti_ED321, chromosome : 2 genome:
- a CDS encoding Argonaute/Dicer protein, PAZ domain and Stem cell self-renewal protein Piwi domain and Ribonuclease H-like domain-containing protein, translating to MELLEVANYQRVKLKSQTPDQIRYLIKTCAINPPTRLFGIQRLFKALQVTNNEFLHYHNLTVQNNPIKVSGRVLESPKIAYANNRYVNTKTIFDIYKSQARQKDIFIEDCYEIKRVFSNEKYLEDLFIYLNKEKADFAIFLSPAKLTELHQLIKLFERIYDVTTEDSRHNTVKNIIFKKQYKTLDNILMKTNVKVGGFNYNLINSEMELIVNKNKLIIGIGFNHTRSGTSDGLTTVGFAANTTKDSSYFSLLVMENSSGLIIVNVNSVMQLLSHTMAIFVGLWRILLTTKIVSSVKKESL from the exons ATGGAACTTTTAGAAGTTGCAAATTATCAAAGAGTTAAACTAAAATCTCAAACACCAGATCAAAtaagatatttaataaaaacatgtGCTATAAATCCTCCCACTAGACTTTTTGGCATACAACGTTTATTTAAAGCTCTCCAAGTAACAAATAATGAATTTCTTcattatcataatttaaCAGTACAAAATAATCCAATAAAAGTTTCTGGACGTGTATTGGAGTCACCTAAAATTGCTTATGCTAATAATCGCTATGTTAATACTAAA acaatttttgatatttataaaagtcaAGCAAGacaaaaagatatttttattgaagaTTGTTATGAAATAAAACGAGTTTTTTCAAATGAAAAGTATCTTgaagatttatttatttatcttaataaagaaaaagcaGATTTtgctatatttttatcaccTGCTAAATTAACAGAATTGCATCAATTAatcaaattatttgaaaGAATATATGATGTAACAACTGAAGATTCAAGACATAATACTGTtaagaatataatttttaaaaaacaatataaaacattagaTAATATTCTTATGAAAACTAATGTTAAAGTTGGTGGAttcaattataatttaattaattcagAAATGGaattaattgttaataaaaataaacttattatTGGAATTGGTTTTAATCATACAAGAAGTGGTACTTCTGATGGATTAACAACTGTTGGATTTGCTGCTAATACAACCAAAGATTCTTCATATTTCTCACTTTTGGTTATGGAAAACTCCAGTGGCCTTATAATAGTCAATGTGAATTCAGTAATGCAACTGCTTTCACATACTATGGCTATTTTCGTCGGTTTATGGCGGATTCTTTTGACAACGAAGATTGTGTCGTCGGTAAAAAAAGAATCGTTGTAG
- a CDS encoding Macoilin yields MIKRARGEGIPKPKRNIKKVSKIVGNESNSLSFFQYVKLFLVWILFLSIDMLTGFRVELLWPFWLYIKNCCEKNNLNNNLTKYLKYPDLTFVFLIHIATVDLIFCLFVPVPFMLIIATAWVWTQYIYYSSDRSWSIMTAFLISLSVLFEIYGRNKIETHVWSGKSFLAPNSLTIYTTKTESYFEGTENMEYIGDISDDAFSNSNTKDYFTFTVLDFCKPFAAHCISYPMLCFIFSLFKYYYLWKEDREKKRIILKNSPIYEIMCEAVNSPKNDYECRYKLTGINLETVNNYNNDKENFYIDDNDIVENQLIKNSKNYENLPISTIIDTVTNEGSIKKFSTIQKSNTYKNSRKQSKCNGKNNKNNQYNINGIDKKDSSKESINSEELDDTDSISTASWGSNIEFVKPVGSKDKSEAFKNIYEFFIYMTTFCFQYLNSIFIKNNDSDSLSDNSSLTYEECSEEEFNTQEDDFFQLGENGESNKDCYSSRESPSLSGSILFKDKKKIRQRGRDIENRKGEHSNSPLKLNGALNNGESILYNYNDNLRDNSKTSFYRDKENEERLELKDVTTRQLKESNETIENLKLQLKKKSSIEKDLRSQLVKCEIAEKSAKAELTKIKLQYEQLETENININKCREQDKITITNLEKKIVDLNNKKIELEKELKVEKQKLKEFRQIDCNLTCKPRILELENDLKNVQQNLLSKDDSYDKLSKKLHQLQEEYDSKIGLVGKNYEDKIRMLNNDKERMQHTLSEETKFKQLLFKALLNAKEEAKYLKDYLIQKGYDLPSPRKESDADETNNGFYNPWTQLSEPPTF; encoded by the exons atgATTAAAAGGGCACGTGGTGAAGGTATTCCAAAGCCTAAAAGAAACATAAAGAAAGTATCAAAAATTGTGGGGAATGAATCTAATTCTCTTTCATTTTTTCAATAcgttaaactatttttagtATGGATACTTTTTCTCTCAATTGACATGCTTACTGGTTTTCGTGTTGAATTATTATGGCCATTTTGgttgtatattaaaaattgttgtgagaaaaacaatttaaataataatttaacaaaatatttgaaatatcCTGATTTAACATTTGTTTTTCTTATTCATATAGCAACTGTAGATCTCATTTTTTGTCTTTTTGTACCGGTGCCATTTATGTTGATTATTGCTACAGCTTGGGTATGGActcaatatatttattattcaa gTGACCGTTCATGGAGTATAATGACggcatttttaatttcattatctgttttatttgaaatatacggtagaaataaaattgaaacaCATGTGTGGAGTGGAAAATCATTTTTGGCACCAAATTCATTAACAATATATACAACAAAGACAGAATCATATTTTGAAGGTACTGAAAATATGGAATATATAGGCGATATTAGTGATGATGCATTTAGTAATTCTAATACAAAAGATTATTTCACATTTACAGTTTTAGATTTTTGTAAACCTTTTGCTGCACATTGTATCTCTTATCCAATgttatgttttatattttcactatttaaatattattatttatggaAAGAAGATCGAGAAAAAAAACGTataatacttaaaaattcACCTATTTATGAAATTATGTGTGAAGCAGTAAATTCACCTAAAAATGATTATGAATGTAGATATAAATTAACAGGAATTAATTTAGAAACTGTaaataattacaataatgataaagaaaatttttatattgatgATAATGATATTGTAGAAAATCAATTAATTAAGAATAgcaaaaattatgaaaatcTTCCTATATCAACAATAATAGATACGGTGACAAATGAAGGaagtattaaaaagttttcaacTATTCAAAAAAGcaatacatataaaaattctagAAAACAAAGTAAATGTAACgggaaaaataataaaaataatcaatataatataaatggaATTGATAAGAAAGATTCATCTAAAGAAAGTATTAATTCAGAAGAACTAGATGATACAGATTCTATTTCAACTGCAAGTTGGGGTTCAAATATTGAGTTTGTTAAACCTGTCGGAAGCAAAGATAAATCAGaagcatttaaaaatatttatgaatttttcatttatatgacaacattttgttttcaatatttaaatagcatatttatcaaaaacaaTGATTCTGATTCATTAAGTGATAATAGTTCTTTAACATATGAAGAATGTAGTGAGGAAGAATTTAATACACAAGAAGATGACTTCTTTCAACTCGGTGAAAATGGAGAAAGTAATAAAGATTGTTATAGTTCTCGTGAAAGTCCTTCTTTAAGTGGAtccattttatttaaagataaaaagaaaatacgACAAAGGGGGCGTGATATAGAAAATAGAAAAGGTGAACATAGTAATTCTCCTTTGAAATTAAATGGAGCATTAAATAATGGTGaaagtattttatataattataatgataatctAAGAGATAACTCAAAAACATCATTTTATAGAGACAAAGAAAATGAAGAACGATTAGAATTAAAAGATGTAACAACTAGGCAATTAAAAGAAAG caatgaaacaattgaaaatttaaaattacaattaaaaaagaaatcttCAATTGAAAAAGATCTTCGTAGTCAATTAGTAAAATGTGAAATAGCTGAAAAAAGTGCTAAAGCAGagttaacaaaaattaaattacaatATGAACAATTGGAAacagaaaatattaatattaataaatgtcGAGAACAAGATAAAATTACCATTACTAatcttgaaaaaaaaattgttgatttaaataacaaaaaaattgaattagaaaaagaattaaagGTTGAAAAACAAAAGTTGAAAGAATTTAGACAAATAGATTGTAATTTAACTTGTAAACCACGAATTTTGGAATTAGAAAATGACTTAAAAAATGtacaacaaaatttattatcgAAAGACGATTCTTATGACAAactatcaaaaaaattacatcAACTTCAAGAAGAATATGATTCTAAAATAGGATTAGTAGGAAAAAATTATGAAGATAAAATTCGAATGTTAAACAATGATAAAGAAAGAATGCAACATACTTTAAGTGAAGAAactaaatttaaacaattgCTTTTTAAAGCACTTTTAAATGCAAAAGAAGAAGCTAAATATCTTAAag attatttaatacaaaaagGATATGATTTACCATCACCAAGAAAAGAAAGTGATGCTGATGAAACAAATAATGGTTTTTACAATCCTTGGACTCAATTATCAGAACCACCAACATtctaa
- a CDS encoding Cilia BBSome complex subunit 10 family-containing protein: MDKNISEQDSFNIQITLRNGILFPGERLQPVFCKPKLIPLKSVTLEKLERMQEEALDKLEKLDKNIKEDKEESNLKGNLGKDSNEIEGMKNYSNKTDVWSADD, encoded by the exons atggataaaaatattagtgaACAAGattcatttaatattcaaataacTTTACGAAATGGGATATTATTTCCTGGTGAACGCTTACAACCAGTTTTTTGTAAACCAAAGTTAATTCCGTTAAAAAGTGTGACCCTTGAAAAGTTGGAACGAATGCAAGAAGAAGCATTAGATAAACTTGAAAAacttgataaaaatataaaagaagataaa gAAGAAAGCAATTTAAAAGGAAATTTAGGGAAAGATAGTAATGAAATTGAAggaatgaaaaattattctaataAAACAGATGTTTGGAGTGCAgatgattaa